Proteins co-encoded in one Saprospira grandis genomic window:
- a CDS encoding gamma-glutamyltransferase: protein MSLSTPLSASIAAGHQKTAEAAALIIKEGGNAFDAAIAALFAASVAEPCMASLGAGGFACLHTAAGQNLLLDFFVQTPLKKIAPEQLEFYPMQVDFGSAQETFHIGMGAMATPGMMAGISALHERYASLPISVLIEPAKILAKEGLAMTDFQFFDIRVLQPIMTRSAESAAIFYPDGKPLPVGQIQRMPGLADYFDYLSHEKDWAKDIYLGEAAKLLLKDSIAQGGLLRADDLAQYEVIWRKPLKLAYKGHQLLTNPLPSTGGVLIAEGLSALEPLPIDPLHTKQQLARLQKVLGDIYSIDRNPKKLNSKWGSTTHLNIADELGNAISITLSNGEGCGYMIPGTNIMMNNMLGEAALLPDGFHNWTPNNRLSSMMAPTLVLKENQFHLATGTGGASRIPGMVLQLLHHVLDQKMELQAATTASRLHYEHGRLNLEPEYAGLANTEDPKLEQLVEWPEKAMFFGGLNSILRHKNGQLQAVGDDRREGYAIEL from the coding sequence ATGTCGCTATCTACTCCGCTAAGCGCCAGCATTGCCGCTGGCCACCAAAAAACAGCAGAAGCCGCCGCCCTAATTATTAAGGAAGGGGGCAATGCTTTTGATGCCGCTATTGCGGCTCTTTTTGCCGCCTCTGTGGCCGAGCCCTGTATGGCCTCTTTGGGGGCAGGCGGCTTTGCTTGCTTGCATACCGCTGCTGGACAAAATTTGCTGCTCGATTTTTTTGTACAAACCCCACTTAAGAAAATCGCTCCCGAGCAATTAGAATTCTACCCCATGCAGGTAGATTTTGGCTCGGCCCAAGAAACGTTTCATATTGGCATGGGCGCTATGGCTACTCCTGGCATGATGGCGGGCATTTCGGCCTTGCATGAACGCTACGCTAGCCTGCCTATTTCGGTCCTAATCGAACCGGCTAAGATTTTGGCCAAAGAAGGCCTCGCCATGACCGATTTCCAGTTTTTTGATATTCGGGTATTGCAGCCCATTATGACCCGCTCTGCAGAATCGGCAGCTATTTTTTATCCCGATGGTAAACCTTTGCCTGTGGGCCAAATACAGCGCATGCCCGGCCTGGCCGATTACTTTGATTACCTTAGCCATGAAAAGGATTGGGCCAAAGATATTTATCTGGGCGAAGCGGCTAAGCTGCTCCTAAAAGATAGTATAGCCCAAGGCGGCCTGCTCCGAGCAGATGACCTGGCCCAATATGAAGTAATTTGGCGCAAGCCCTTAAAATTAGCCTATAAAGGGCATCAGCTACTGACCAACCCACTGCCCAGCACGGGCGGGGTCCTCATTGCAGAAGGCTTGTCTGCTTTGGAGCCCCTCCCCATTGATCCGCTCCATACTAAACAACAACTGGCCCGCCTGCAAAAGGTCCTTGGTGATATTTATAGTATAGACCGCAATCCCAAAAAGCTCAATAGCAAATGGGGCAGCACCACTCACCTCAATATTGCCGATGAGTTGGGCAATGCCATTAGCATCACTCTCTCCAATGGAGAAGGCTGTGGTTATATGATCCCCGGGACCAACATCATGATGAATAATATGCTGGGCGAGGCGGCCCTTTTACCCGATGGCTTTCATAATTGGACTCCCAATAACCGTTTGTCTTCTATGATGGCGCCCACTTTGGTCCTCAAAGAGAACCAATTTCATCTGGCAACAGGAACGGGCGGAGCTAGCCGTATCCCAGGCATGGTCCTTCAACTCCTGCACCATGTTTTGGACCAAAAGATGGAACTACAAGCGGCCACCACCGCTAGCCGTCTGCACTACGAACATGGCCGCCTCAATCTGGAGCCAGAATACGCAGGCCTAGCCAATACCGAAGACCCTAAACTAGAACAATTAGTCGAATGGCCCGAAAAAGCCATGTTCTTCGGAGGACTCAATTCTATTTTACGCCATAAAAATGGCCAACTCCAAGCAGTAGGCGACGACCGCCGCGAGGGCTATGCTATCGAGCTATAA
- the tyrS gene encoding tyrosine--tRNA ligase has protein sequence MNFIEELRWRGLLKEMTEGLEDALNQEGPKTAYIGYDPTAPSLTIGNLVTIMLLKHWQRAGYRPIVLLGGATGRIGDPSFKDEERQLLDYDTLQANIDRQTAQFKQLLDFEGENPAILLNNYDFYKGMSIFDFLRDIGKNVTVSYMMAKESVKKRLETGLSFTEFSYQLIQGNDFHHLNKNYDCLLQMGGSDQWGNITTGTEFVRKGGGKGYGLVCPLLTKSDGKKFGKSEKGNIWLDAEKTSPYQFYQFWLNVDDADLSKLIRIFSLKSREEIEALEAEYAENPRGLKEVLAEEMTIRLHGEEALASAQKATNIAFSKKLKAEFLESLSAKDFAVLAQELEVVKVEKSQLEAGISLADLLVGKHKSLGSNGDLRRAVKGGAIALNAKKVTDFNQELTSKDLLAERYLFCQNGKKNKFIVIAE, from the coding sequence ATGAACTTTATCGAAGAGCTGCGATGGCGTGGCTTGTTGAAAGAAATGACGGAGGGCCTAGAAGATGCCCTGAACCAAGAAGGACCCAAAACGGCCTATATTGGTTATGACCCCACCGCTCCCTCATTGACCATTGGGAACTTGGTGACCATTATGTTGCTCAAGCATTGGCAAAGAGCGGGTTATCGTCCTATCGTTTTGTTGGGTGGGGCCACTGGTCGAATTGGCGACCCCTCTTTCAAGGACGAAGAACGTCAGCTCTTGGATTATGATACTTTGCAGGCGAATATTGACCGGCAAACTGCCCAGTTTAAGCAACTGCTCGATTTTGAAGGGGAGAACCCCGCTATTTTGCTCAATAACTACGACTTTTACAAGGGGATGAGCATCTTTGACTTTTTGCGCGATATTGGCAAAAATGTTACGGTCAGCTATATGATGGCTAAGGAATCGGTGAAAAAGCGCTTGGAAACGGGCCTATCTTTTACCGAGTTCTCTTACCAATTGATCCAAGGAAATGATTTTCATCACCTCAATAAAAACTACGATTGCCTTTTGCAAATGGGCGGTAGTGACCAATGGGGGAATATCACGACGGGAACTGAATTTGTCCGTAAAGGCGGTGGAAAAGGCTACGGCTTGGTTTGTCCGCTTTTGACCAAATCAGACGGAAAGAAGTTTGGTAAGTCAGAAAAAGGAAATATCTGGCTAGATGCCGAGAAAACTTCTCCTTATCAGTTTTACCAGTTTTGGCTGAATGTAGATGATGCTGATTTGAGCAAGCTCATCCGTATTTTCTCGCTTAAGAGCCGAGAGGAAATTGAAGCTTTGGAGGCAGAATATGCCGAAAACCCCAGAGGGCTCAAGGAGGTATTGGCCGAAGAGATGACCATTCGTCTGCATGGAGAGGAGGCCCTAGCTTCTGCCCAAAAAGCCACAAATATTGCCTTTAGCAAAAAGCTAAAAGCGGAATTTTTGGAAAGCCTTTCGGCTAAAGATTTTGCTGTTTTGGCCCAAGAACTGGAGGTGGTCAAGGTAGAAAAAAGCCAATTAGAAGCAGGTATTAGCTTGGCCGATCTTTTGGTGGGTAAGCATAAAAGCCTTGGCTCTAATGGCGATCTTCGTCGGGCCGTTAAAGGAGGTGCGATCGCGCTAAATGCCAAAAAAGTAACAGACTTTAACCAAGAACTAACGAGCAAGGACCTTCTTGCCGAGCGTTACCTCTTCTGCCAAAATGGAAAGAAGAATAAATTTATCGTAATTGCCGAATAG
- the mnmA gene encoding tRNA 2-thiouridine(34) synthase MnmA, which produces MNGKRVVVGLSGGVDSSVTAYLLLEQGYEVIGLFMRNWNDDSVIEESECPWIEDSNDALLVAQELGIPFQVVDLSEDYKERIVNYMFAEYEAGRTPNPDVLCNREIKFDVFLEKALELGADYVATGHYCQKTSIEKDGQLYHQLKAGADPNKDQSYFLCQLSQEQLAKALFPIGHLQKSEVREIAKEQGLITAEKKDSQGLCFVGKIKLPVFLQQQLAPKTGQAIELAADSPIFKPAATDNLADLARPYPFSPNLGKVVGEHTGAHFFTVGQRKGLQLGGFKEPLFVLHTDTEKNIVYVGQGKQHPGLYRPALFIPKEDAHWLRPDLALKVGEKMSIMARIRYRQALQKAELIAQEEGLYFLFEEPQRGVTPGQFAAAYLGDELIFSGVIQ; this is translated from the coding sequence ATGAATGGAAAACGAGTAGTTGTCGGCCTTTCAGGCGGTGTAGATTCGAGTGTAACGGCCTATCTCCTTTTGGAGCAAGGTTATGAGGTGATTGGTCTTTTTATGCGAAATTGGAATGATGATTCGGTCATTGAAGAAAGCGAGTGCCCTTGGATTGAGGACAGCAATGATGCGCTTTTGGTGGCTCAGGAACTGGGCATTCCCTTTCAGGTTGTGGACCTAAGCGAGGACTATAAAGAGCGGATTGTGAATTATATGTTTGCAGAATATGAGGCGGGCCGCACCCCTAATCCCGACGTACTTTGCAACCGAGAAATCAAATTTGATGTCTTTTTGGAAAAGGCCTTAGAATTGGGCGCCGATTATGTGGCGACGGGCCATTATTGTCAAAAAACGAGCATTGAAAAAGACGGGCAATTGTATCATCAGCTAAAAGCTGGAGCCGATCCGAACAAGGACCAAAGTTATTTTCTTTGTCAGCTATCTCAGGAGCAATTGGCCAAGGCCCTCTTCCCCATTGGGCATTTGCAGAAATCTGAGGTTCGAGAAATTGCCAAGGAACAGGGATTGATTACTGCGGAGAAAAAAGATTCTCAGGGACTTTGTTTTGTGGGTAAAATCAAATTGCCTGTATTTTTGCAGCAGCAATTGGCCCCAAAAACGGGACAAGCCATAGAACTAGCCGCGGATTCGCCCATTTTTAAGCCTGCTGCTACAGATAACTTAGCCGATTTGGCGCGCCCCTACCCTTTTTCGCCTAATTTGGGCAAAGTTGTGGGCGAACATACTGGCGCCCATTTTTTCACGGTGGGTCAGCGCAAAGGTTTGCAGCTAGGTGGATTTAAAGAGCCCCTTTTCGTTTTGCATACCGATACCGAAAAAAACATCGTTTATGTGGGCCAAGGCAAGCAGCATCCGGGTTTGTATCGCCCTGCCTTATTTATCCCTAAAGAGGATGCGCATTGGCTACGTCCAGATTTAGCCCTAAAAGTGGGTGAAAAAATGAGCATTATGGCCCGTATTCGCTACCGCCAAGCCCTACAAAAGGCAGAATTGATTGCTCAGGAAGAAGGGCTTTACTTTTTGTTTGAGGAGCCGCAAAGAGGCGTTACTCCAGGGCAGTTTGCCGCCGCTTATTTAGGCGATGAGCTGATCTTTTCTGGAGTGATTCAGTAA
- the dprA gene encoding DNA-processing protein DprA encodes MLNEKEKLWAIALQQSPQMGAIRARRLLRDFGSIQAIYEADAVALAQASYIGKTAMRHILSREGLEMAKRELDFVEKKGIELLLFGQSNYPRRLLQIEDAPFLLYYKGSAPLDQLRTLSVVGTRKPTENGRAACERILTEIKEFSPLIVSGLAYGIDACAHRKALDLGLETVAVLAHGLNRIYPPQHRSLAEQMLEQGGLLTEFISQNKPLACNFPMRNRIIAGLSDALWVVETGPKGGSMISAQKAIDYQRKVFALPGRWNDKQSLGCNELIRQQTALLLSQGKQLAQSMKWSQPERGQQQQLFQQLSPKEQQITDLLLGGQQLHYNQLLAQLPWGHSQLIELLLQLEMRGLIKALAGKYYRLA; translated from the coding sequence ATGCTCAACGAAAAAGAAAAACTCTGGGCCATTGCCCTACAGCAATCTCCACAAATGGGGGCTATTCGGGCCAGAAGGTTATTGCGGGACTTTGGTTCTATTCAGGCGATTTATGAGGCAGATGCGGTGGCTTTGGCCCAGGCTAGTTATATTGGAAAAACTGCCATGCGGCATATTTTGAGCCGAGAAGGGCTAGAAATGGCCAAAAGGGAGCTAGATTTTGTAGAAAAAAAGGGGATCGAGCTGCTGCTCTTTGGCCAAAGCAATTATCCGAGGCGTTTGTTGCAGATCGAAGATGCGCCCTTTTTGCTCTATTATAAAGGTTCGGCGCCTTTGGACCAGCTGCGGACGCTTTCGGTGGTGGGCACCCGCAAACCCACAGAAAACGGCCGGGCGGCTTGTGAGCGCATTTTGACCGAAATCAAGGAGTTTTCGCCACTAATTGTTAGCGGCTTGGCTTATGGTATAGATGCTTGCGCCCACCGAAAAGCCTTAGATTTGGGGCTGGAAACCGTGGCCGTTTTGGCCCATGGGCTCAACCGAATTTATCCGCCGCAGCATCGCTCTTTGGCCGAGCAAATGCTGGAACAAGGGGGATTATTGACCGAATTTATTAGTCAGAACAAGCCCCTAGCTTGTAACTTCCCGATGCGTAACCGCATCATTGCGGGCCTATCCGATGCGCTTTGGGTGGTGGAAACGGGCCCCAAAGGCGGCTCAATGATTAGCGCCCAAAAGGCCATAGATTACCAACGAAAGGTTTTTGCCTTGCCAGGGCGTTGGAATGATAAACAGTCTTTGGGCTGCAATGAATTGATTCGACAGCAAACAGCTTTACTCTTAAGCCAGGGGAAGCAATTGGCCCAAAGCATGAAATGGAGCCAACCAGAGCGAGGGCAACAACAACAGCTTTTTCAGCAATTATCGCCCAAAGAGCAGCAAATTACCGACCTATTATTGGGTGGGCAGCAATTGCATTACAATCAGCTGTTGGCCCAATTGCCTTGGGGCCACAGCCAATTGATAGAGCTTTTATTACAACTAGAAATGCGGGGGCTGATCAAAGCCCTAGCTGGTAAATATTACCGCTTGGCCTGA
- the coaD gene encoding pantetheine-phosphate adenylyltransferase — MKIAVFPGSFDPITKGHEDIVRRALPLFDKIIVALGTNSTKSYYFSEEERLSFLKASFADDPKVEIDRFPQLTVDYCKEKGADFILRGLRNSNDFNYEVSIAMLNRDLGEGLETIFLLTAPEYSYYSSTVVREILKGNGDGALFVPDNCQQLLRDAQAKR; from the coding sequence ATGAAAATTGCTGTTTTCCCGGGTTCTTTTGACCCCATTACAAAAGGCCATGAAGACATTGTCCGCCGAGCCCTGCCTTTATTTGATAAAATTATTGTGGCCCTAGGGACCAACTCGACAAAATCCTACTACTTTTCGGAAGAGGAGCGACTTTCTTTTCTCAAAGCCAGTTTTGCCGATGACCCCAAAGTAGAAATTGATCGCTTTCCACAGCTTACCGTAGATTATTGCAAGGAGAAGGGGGCCGATTTTATCCTCAGAGGATTGCGCAACTCCAACGATTTTAATTACGAGGTCTCTATTGCCATGCTCAACCGAGATTTGGGCGAGGGCCTAGAAACCATTTTCTTATTGACCGCCCCCGAATACTCTTATTATAGCTCTACGGTGGTCCGAGAAATCCTCAAGGGAAATGGAGACGGCGCTCTTTTTGTGCCCGACAATTGCCAGCAATTGCTCCGAGATGCTCAGGCCAAGCGGTAA